One part of the Mycolicibacterium aromaticivorans JS19b1 = JCM 16368 genome encodes these proteins:
- a CDS encoding glyoxalase — protein MTVAIEELQVADSSDSWRSAGFTVDDDAVCRIGSLRVRLLGQGSGIVGWSLRGVPADGHIDGIPTSATEIPAPEPAAHPNGVTEIDHVVLLSPNLSRTVSSLSDIGLQPRRERDAELGGQPMRQIFFRLGPVILEVVGSPSATAGGPSSLWGITYVVTDIDATAAFFGDHALRVKDAVQPGRRITTLKHRDLGMSVRTAMISPPILGA, from the coding sequence ATGACCGTCGCGATCGAGGAGCTCCAGGTCGCCGATTCCAGTGATTCCTGGCGCAGCGCAGGTTTCACCGTGGACGACGACGCCGTCTGCCGGATCGGCAGCCTCCGGGTGCGCCTACTCGGGCAGGGATCCGGCATCGTCGGTTGGTCATTGCGGGGTGTGCCGGCGGACGGTCACATCGACGGCATCCCGACGTCGGCGACCGAAATCCCTGCCCCCGAGCCGGCCGCGCATCCCAACGGCGTGACCGAGATCGACCACGTCGTGCTGTTGTCTCCCAACCTTTCCCGAACCGTCTCGTCCTTGTCTGACATCGGGCTCCAGCCACGCCGAGAGCGCGACGCCGAGCTCGGCGGTCAGCCGATGCGGCAGATCTTCTTCCGGCTGGGACCGGTGATCCTCGAGGTCGTCGGCTCCCCCAGTGCGACCGCGGGCGGTCCGTCATCGTTGTGGGGCATCACGTACGTCGTCACGGACATCGACGCGACGGCGGCGTTCTTCGGAGATCACGCGCTGCGGGTGAAAGATGCCGTGCAGCCGGGGCGCCGGATCACCACACTGAAGCATCGCGATCTGGGCATGTCGGTGCGCACGGCGATGATCTCGCCGCCTATTCTCGGCGCATGA
- the rnhA gene encoding ribonuclease HI, with the protein MSSEVSETVVIHTDGGCRPNPGPGGWGAVLRMREHVREMCGGEPGATSNNRMELTAPIMALEALTRPVTVHLYTDSTYVRNGITKWVLGWERNGWMTSAKQPVKNVDLWQRLQLACSQHRVEWFWVKGHSGVADNELADQLATRGLEEAVAAAALAI; encoded by the coding sequence ATGAGCTCGGAAGTCAGCGAGACGGTTGTCATCCACACCGACGGCGGCTGCCGGCCCAACCCGGGCCCCGGCGGCTGGGGTGCGGTGCTGCGCATGCGCGAACACGTCCGCGAGATGTGCGGCGGCGAGCCCGGCGCGACGAGCAACAACCGCATGGAGCTGACCGCGCCGATCATGGCGCTGGAGGCCTTGACCCGGCCGGTGACGGTCCACCTGTACACCGACAGCACGTATGTCCGGAACGGCATCACCAAGTGGGTGCTCGGCTGGGAGCGCAACGGCTGGATGACGTCGGCGAAGCAGCCGGTGAAGAACGTTGACCTGTGGCAGCGGCTGCAGCTCGCCTGTTCGCAGCACCGAGTCGAATGGTTCTGGGTGAAGGGCCATTCGGGCGTCGCCGACAACGAGCTGGCGGACCAGTTGGCGACGCGGGGCTTGGAAGAGGCGGTCGCTGCGGCGGCGTTGGCGATCTAG
- a CDS encoding maleylpyruvate isomerase family mycothiol-dependent enzyme produces the protein MMDVTSLATQERDEFANLLRGLTSEQWDTPSLCGSWRVREVAAHVIAYLDRGRVEFAKALTEHRLQLDLLNNADVCSYAAGSRAQIADVMREHAAPRGVGSGFGGRIALVECMIHQQDIRLPLGLPRVIPTERLRAALDFTKIAPLIRGGWYTRGVRLVATDLDWSSGRGPEVRGPGEALLMTMARRRSALTELDGPGVVALARRLEP, from the coding sequence CTGATGGACGTGACGAGCCTGGCCACCCAGGAGCGCGATGAGTTCGCCAATCTGCTCCGCGGCCTTACCAGCGAGCAGTGGGACACCCCCAGCCTGTGCGGGAGCTGGCGGGTCCGGGAGGTTGCCGCGCACGTGATCGCCTACCTCGATCGCGGCCGGGTCGAGTTCGCCAAGGCGTTGACTGAACATCGACTCCAGTTGGACCTGCTCAACAACGCCGATGTGTGCAGTTACGCGGCCGGCTCAAGGGCGCAAATTGCCGATGTCATGCGAGAGCATGCCGCACCACGAGGCGTCGGATCCGGCTTTGGAGGGCGAATCGCGCTGGTGGAGTGCATGATCCATCAGCAAGACATTCGCCTTCCACTTGGCCTGCCTCGTGTCATCCCGACCGAACGCCTCCGCGCTGCGCTTGACTTCACCAAGATCGCGCCGCTGATCCGTGGTGGCTGGTACACCCGCGGAGTTCGGCTGGTTGCGACCGACCTTGACTGGTCCAGCGGACGCGGCCCCGAAGTCCGCGGCCCCGGTGAAGCCCTACTCATGACCATGGCCCGTCGCCGCAGCGCCCTGACGGAACTGGACGGACCCGGTGTCGTCGCCCTGGCCCGACGACTCGAGCCCTAG
- a CDS encoding HNH endonuclease signature motif containing protein, translating to MSSIALVLEALDNAVEALAAVDLEMLEAPERFVVLERLETAGRRQVALSHALVARLERFEGCPPVPITLADVLRISPREAKRRIRDAEQLAPRRALTGEPLPPMLPETSKAWHAGELAGEHVQVIQKFFRDLPEHVPAIEREKAERTLAQKATALRPDQLDKVAHRLALHLNPDGTFSDEDRARKRGFVWCGGQGVDGMSVGRLIADPELRSELDAWLAKFAAPGTCNPAEERPTTTPTEEVAERDARSYAQRQHDALKALVRGQLGDPKFGQHNGLPVTVIATATVHELQAKTGHAVTAGGTLLPIPDLIRMASHAYHYLALFDGVDGRALWLGRTKRIATGDQRIILHAKCRGCTRPGCDAPGYHSGVHHAAKDWAKGGLTDIDDLTLACPPDNQLVETGGWTTRQLAGGDTEWIPPPGLPMLRGGVNDYHHPERLLGDDRPPDGADDDAA from the coding sequence ATGAGTTCGATCGCTCTGGTATTAGAGGCTCTCGACAATGCTGTCGAAGCCTTGGCCGCGGTCGATCTCGAGATGCTCGAAGCGCCGGAACGGTTTGTGGTGCTGGAGCGGTTGGAGACCGCGGGTCGGCGTCAGGTAGCGCTGTCGCATGCGCTCGTCGCCCGGCTGGAGCGGTTCGAGGGCTGCCCGCCGGTACCGATCACGCTGGCCGATGTGCTGCGGATCAGTCCTCGGGAAGCCAAGCGCCGCATCCGCGACGCCGAGCAGTTGGCGCCGCGGCGAGCGTTGACCGGTGAGCCGTTGCCACCCATGCTGCCCGAGACGTCGAAGGCCTGGCATGCCGGCGAGTTGGCTGGCGAGCATGTGCAGGTGATTCAGAAGTTCTTCCGCGATCTGCCTGAGCATGTGCCGGCGATCGAGCGGGAGAAGGCCGAACGCACACTGGCGCAGAAGGCTACGGCGTTGCGGCCCGATCAGTTGGACAAGGTCGCGCACCGGTTGGCTCTGCACCTCAATCCCGACGGGACGTTCTCGGATGAGGACCGTGCCCGCAAGCGCGGGTTTGTCTGGTGCGGCGGTCAAGGCGTGGACGGCATGAGCGTCGGCCGGCTGATCGCCGACCCGGAGCTGCGATCCGAACTCGACGCGTGGCTTGCGAAATTCGCCGCGCCCGGAACGTGCAATCCCGCAGAGGAACGTCCTACGACGACTCCGACCGAGGAGGTGGCTGAACGGGATGCCCGCAGTTATGCCCAGCGCCAACACGACGCGCTCAAAGCCCTGGTACGCGGGCAGCTCGGAGACCCGAAATTCGGGCAGCACAACGGTTTACCGGTAACGGTGATTGCGACGGCCACCGTGCACGAGCTTCAGGCCAAGACCGGGCACGCGGTAACCGCAGGAGGAACGCTGCTGCCGATCCCCGACCTGATCCGGATGGCCAGCCATGCCTATCACTACCTCGCCCTGTTCGACGGCGTCGATGGCCGCGCGCTGTGGCTCGGCCGCACCAAACGGATCGCCACCGGCGACCAGCGAATCATCCTGCACGCCAAGTGCCGTGGCTGCACCAGGCCCGGCTGCGACGCCCCCGGCTATCACAGCGGGGTGCACCACGCCGCCAAGGACTGGGCCAAAGGCGGCCTCACCGACATCGACGACCTCACCCTGGCCTGCCCGCCCGACAACCAACTCGTCGAGACCGGCGGCTGGACCACTCGGCAACTGGCAGGCGGAGACACCGAGTGGATACCGCCGCCGGGGTTACCTATGCTGCGCGGCGGCGTCAACGACTACCACCATCCCGAGCGGCTGCTGGGCGATGATCGACCGCCCGACGGAGCGGATGACGACGCGGCCTAA
- a CDS encoding ATP-dependent DNA ligase produces MNDVWPPGATRGPRVVLTNADKVLYPSTGTTKADVFSYYTTIADVMLPHIAGRPVTRKRWPNGVGEPAFFEKQLASSAPGWLERATVDHRSGSTTYPIIETPTGLAWIAQQASLEVHVPQWRFTANGKIGPATRLVFDLDPGEGVTMPQLCEVANAVRELMDDIGLTVYPLTSGSKGLHLYAPLADPVSSSGAVVVARRVAEQLEKSMPKLVTATMTKSLRAGKIFLDWSQNNGSKTTIAPYSLRGRDTPTVAAPRTWDEIGDPALRHLEYHEVLARVAEQGDLLAGLDDDVPKHDRLTTYRSMRDATKTPEPVPKATPAVGQNNTFVIQEHHARRLHYDFRLEHDGVLVSWAVPKNLPDTPAVNRLAVHTEDHPLEYGTFEGDIPKGEYGGGKVIIWDSGTYDAEKFRDSGAEKGGEVIVDLHGQRISGRYALIQTKGDQWLAHRMKEQPTPRLQDYSPMLATLGSVEKLTAAEYAFEGKFDGYRLLVEISDGQLRAQSRSGRDLTADYPQLRSLAKDLADHDVILDGEVVALDADGVPNFGEMQNRVRATRIEFWAFDILRLDGRSLLKAKYRDRRKILETFAEGTDLIVPPLLDGDGPEALEFSRSKKWEGVVAKKWDSTYQPGRRSAAWIKDKNWNTQEAVIGGWREGNGGRSSGIGALLLGIPAEGGLRFIGRVGTGFSDKELTRLKKILAPLHTDESPFTAALSRMDAKGVTYVRPELVGEVRFGEWTSDGRLRHPSWRGLRPDKEPGDVELESPS; encoded by the coding sequence GTGAACGACGTGTGGCCGCCGGGGGCGACGCGAGGACCGCGCGTGGTGCTCACCAACGCGGACAAGGTGCTCTACCCGTCGACCGGCACCACCAAGGCCGACGTGTTCTCTTACTACACGACCATCGCCGACGTGATGCTGCCGCATATCGCAGGGCGGCCCGTCACCCGGAAACGCTGGCCCAACGGCGTCGGCGAACCCGCATTCTTCGAAAAGCAGCTGGCCAGTTCGGCGCCGGGGTGGCTGGAGCGCGCGACGGTGGACCACCGGTCGGGTAGCACCACCTACCCGATCATCGAGACCCCGACGGGATTGGCGTGGATTGCGCAGCAGGCGTCGCTGGAAGTCCATGTGCCGCAGTGGCGGTTCACCGCGAACGGAAAGATCGGCCCGGCAACACGTTTGGTGTTCGACCTCGACCCGGGCGAAGGCGTGACCATGCCGCAGCTGTGCGAGGTGGCTAACGCCGTGCGCGAGCTGATGGACGACATCGGGCTGACGGTCTACCCACTCACCAGCGGCAGCAAGGGGCTGCATCTGTATGCGCCGCTGGCCGATCCGGTCAGTAGCAGCGGGGCGGTGGTGGTGGCCCGCCGGGTGGCTGAACAGCTCGAGAAGAGTATGCCCAAGCTCGTCACCGCGACGATGACCAAGAGCCTTCGGGCCGGAAAGATCTTTCTGGACTGGAGTCAGAACAACGGCTCCAAGACCACGATCGCGCCGTATTCGCTTCGCGGCCGGGATACGCCGACGGTTGCCGCCCCGCGGACGTGGGATGAGATCGGCGATCCTGCGCTGCGGCACCTGGAGTACCACGAGGTGCTGGCGCGGGTCGCCGAGCAGGGCGATCTGCTGGCCGGGCTGGACGACGACGTGCCCAAGCATGATCGGCTGACCACATACCGCAGCATGCGCGATGCGACCAAGACGCCGGAGCCGGTGCCCAAGGCGACGCCTGCGGTCGGGCAGAACAACACGTTCGTCATCCAGGAACACCATGCGCGGCGGCTGCACTACGACTTCCGGCTGGAGCACGACGGCGTGCTGGTGTCGTGGGCGGTGCCGAAGAATCTGCCGGACACCCCGGCCGTCAACCGTCTCGCGGTGCATACCGAGGATCACCCGCTGGAGTACGGGACGTTCGAGGGTGACATTCCGAAAGGGGAGTACGGCGGCGGCAAGGTGATCATCTGGGATTCCGGCACCTATGACGCCGAGAAGTTCCGGGACTCCGGCGCGGAGAAGGGCGGTGAGGTGATCGTCGACCTCCACGGCCAACGAATCTCCGGACGCTACGCCCTGATTCAGACCAAGGGCGACCAGTGGCTGGCGCACCGGATGAAGGAACAGCCGACACCCCGGTTGCAGGACTACTCGCCGATGCTGGCCACGCTGGGGTCGGTGGAGAAGCTGACCGCGGCGGAGTACGCCTTCGAGGGCAAGTTCGACGGGTATCGGTTGCTGGTCGAGATTTCTGACGGACAGCTGCGGGCGCAGTCACGCAGCGGACGAGACCTGACCGCTGACTATCCCCAATTACGCTCGCTGGCGAAGGATCTCGCCGACCACGACGTCATCCTCGACGGGGAGGTGGTGGCACTCGATGCCGACGGGGTGCCGAACTTCGGCGAGATGCAGAACCGGGTGCGCGCCACTCGGATCGAATTCTGGGCGTTCGACATTCTGCGGCTCGACGGGCGCTCACTGCTGAAGGCCAAGTACCGCGACCGCCGGAAGATACTCGAAACCTTCGCCGAGGGAACCGATCTCATCGTGCCACCTTTGCTCGACGGTGACGGTCCGGAGGCACTGGAGTTCTCCCGCTCGAAGAAGTGGGAGGGTGTGGTCGCCAAGAAGTGGGATTCGACGTATCAACCGGGCCGGCGGTCGGCGGCGTGGATCAAGGACAAGAACTGGAACACGCAGGAGGCCGTCATCGGCGGATGGCGCGAGGGCAACGGCGGACGCTCCAGCGGCATCGGTGCGCTGCTGCTGGGCATCCCCGCCGAGGGTGGGTTGCGATTCATCGGCCGGGTGGGCACCGGGTTCTCCGACAAGGAGCTGACTCGGCTCAAGAAGATCCTGGCGCCGCTGCACACCGACGAATCACCCTTCACTGCAGCACTTTCCAGAATGGACGCCAAGGGCGTGACCTATGTTCGGCCCGAACTGGTCGGTGAGGTGCGCTTCGGCGAGTGGACGTCCGACGGTCGGTTGCGTCACCCGAGCTGGCGTGGCCTGCGACCCGACAAGGAACCGGGCGACGTGGAACTCGAGTCGCCGAGTTAG
- a CDS encoding Ku protein yields the protein MRSIWKGSIAFGLVNVPVKVYSATEDHDLKFHQVHAKDNGRIRYKRVCEVCGEVVEYRDIAKAFESDDGQTVVITDEDIATLPEERSHEIEVVEFVPASEIDPLMYDRSYFLEPDGKSSKSYVLLAKTLADTDRVAIVHFALRSKTRLAALRVKDFSKRDVMVIHTLLWPDEIRDPDFPGLDKEVEIKPAELKMAGQVVESMADDFRPDEFRDTYQEQLRELVAAKLEGGEAFTTEDQPAELDETEDVSDLLAKLEASVKRRRGGSGDSDGEAKKAPAKKAAAKKAPAKKTVAKKAPAKKTAKKS from the coding sequence ATGCGTTCCATCTGGAAAGGCTCGATCGCATTCGGTCTGGTGAACGTCCCTGTCAAGGTGTACAGCGCCACCGAAGACCACGATCTGAAATTCCATCAGGTGCACGCCAAGGACAACGGCCGCATCCGCTACAAGCGCGTCTGCGAAGTGTGCGGTGAGGTCGTCGAATACCGCGACATCGCCAAGGCCTTCGAATCCGACGACGGGCAGACCGTGGTGATCACCGACGAGGACATCGCGACACTGCCCGAGGAACGCAGCCACGAGATCGAAGTGGTGGAGTTCGTGCCCGCCAGTGAGATCGACCCGCTGATGTACGACCGCAGTTATTTCCTGGAGCCCGATGGGAAATCGTCGAAGTCGTATGTGCTGCTGGCCAAAACGCTTGCCGATACCGACCGGGTCGCCATCGTGCATTTCGCGCTGCGCAGCAAGACTCGGCTGGCGGCGCTGCGGGTCAAGGACTTCTCCAAGCGCGACGTGATGGTCATCCACACGCTGCTCTGGCCCGACGAGATCCGCGACCCCGACTTCCCCGGGCTCGACAAGGAAGTCGAGATCAAACCGGCCGAACTGAAGATGGCCGGCCAGGTCGTCGAGTCGATGGCCGACGACTTCCGCCCCGACGAGTTCCGCGACACCTATCAGGAGCAGCTCCGCGAACTCGTCGCCGCCAAGCTCGAAGGTGGAGAGGCGTTCACCACCGAGGACCAGCCCGCCGAGCTCGACGAGACCGAGGACGTCTCCGACCTGCTGGCCAAGCTGGAGGCCAGCGTCAAACGTCGCCGCGGCGGATCAGGTGATAGCGACGGCGAGGCCAAGAAGGCACCGGCGAAAAAGGCGGCCGCGAAGAAGGCGCCCGCCAAGAAGACCGTTGCGAAGAAGGCGCCGGCCAAAAAGACCGCGAAGAAGTCCTGA
- a CDS encoding SDR family oxidoreductase — protein MILDKFRLDGQVAVVTGAGRGLGAAIAVAFAEVGADVVIGSRTQSELESVAKQIEAVGRRAHIVVGDLAHPETTAELAGKAVEAFGKLDIVVNNVGGTMPNALLNTSVKDMKDAFTFNVLTAHALTLAAVPLMIEHAGGGNIINITSTMGRLAGRGFAAYSTAKAALAHYTRLTSLDLSPKIRVNAIAPGSILTSALEIVASNDALRDPMEKATPMKRLGDPLDIAAAAVYLASPAASYLTGKIIEVDGGLIVPNLDLPIPDL, from the coding sequence GTGATACTCGATAAGTTCAGACTTGACGGTCAAGTTGCAGTGGTCACCGGCGCGGGCCGCGGCTTGGGAGCGGCGATCGCCGTCGCATTCGCCGAAGTCGGCGCCGACGTCGTCATCGGCTCGCGCACCCAGTCCGAATTGGAGTCGGTGGCCAAGCAGATCGAGGCGGTGGGCCGCCGCGCCCACATCGTCGTCGGCGACCTAGCCCACCCCGAGACCACGGCCGAGTTGGCCGGCAAGGCCGTCGAAGCATTCGGCAAGCTCGACATCGTCGTCAACAACGTCGGCGGCACCATGCCCAACGCGCTGCTCAACACCAGCGTCAAGGACATGAAGGACGCGTTCACGTTCAACGTCCTCACCGCGCACGCCCTCACGCTGGCCGCCGTACCGCTGATGATCGAGCACGCCGGCGGCGGCAACATCATCAACATAACCTCGACGATGGGCCGACTGGCCGGCCGCGGATTCGCCGCCTACAGCACGGCTAAGGCCGCCCTCGCGCACTACACCCGGCTCACATCGCTGGACCTCTCTCCGAAGATCCGGGTCAACGCGATCGCACCGGGCTCGATCCTGACATCGGCGCTGGAGATCGTCGCCTCCAACGACGCGCTGCGCGACCCGATGGAGAAGGCGACGCCGATGAAACGACTCGGCGATCCGCTCGACATCGCCGCGGCCGCGGTCTATCTCGCGTCGCCCGCCGCCAGTTATCTGACCGGCAAGATCATCGAGGTCGACGGCGGCCTCATCGTGCCGAACCTCGA